One Chitinophaga sp. H8 DNA window includes the following coding sequences:
- a CDS encoding MBL fold metallo-hydrolase has product MIEIQQFTFNPFQENTYLLINGKRECIIIDPGCYFEEERKELLLYIEKEGLKVTRLLNTHCHLDHIFGNKLVAVTYGVGLEIHRADEIVLVRSPEVGAMYNVRFEPSPMPSAYLEEGDKISFGGVELEVIFTPGHSPGSVSFYCAAEKFLIGGDVLFYQSIGRTDLPGGNHATLLASIREKLFVLPDDTKVLPGHGPATTIGFEKRHNPFLNEV; this is encoded by the coding sequence ATGATTGAAATCCAACAATTCACCTTTAATCCATTCCAGGAAAACACTTATCTTCTTATTAACGGAAAAAGGGAGTGTATAATTATAGACCCTGGCTGTTATTTTGAAGAAGAGCGAAAGGAATTGCTCCTGTATATCGAAAAGGAGGGGTTAAAGGTTACAAGACTGCTGAATACGCACTGCCACCTGGACCACATTTTCGGGAATAAGCTGGTAGCTGTTACTTATGGAGTGGGGCTGGAAATTCATCGGGCGGATGAAATAGTACTGGTACGTTCCCCTGAAGTAGGAGCTATGTATAATGTACGCTTTGAGCCGTCCCCTATGCCTTCGGCCTATCTGGAGGAGGGGGATAAGATCTCCTTTGGCGGGGTGGAGCTGGAAGTGATTTTTACACCAGGGCATTCGCCGGGAAGTGTATCTTTTTATTGCGCCGCGGAAAAGTTCCTGATTGGCGGAGATGTGTTGTTTTATCAGAGTATTGGCCGTACGGACCTTCCGGGAGGTAACCATGCCACCCTGCTGGCCAGCATCCGGGAAAAGCTGTTTGTGCTGCCGGATGATACAAAGGTATTGCCAGGGCATGGACCAGCTACTACCATCGGCTTTGAAAAACGGCACAACCCTTTTCTGAATGAAGTATAG
- a CDS encoding DUF5686 family protein, giving the protein MIDWKRILALFFCITLCCSNLHAQQFKVSGVVRDAHSQEVIPFATIRFVGTNTGIVSNEAGKYTFELSSISADSLQARVMGYNSLVLPVNKNTPEQIIDFEMTRSDVSLKTYEIKANVNFALILLKQIIRQKPFNNYNKLDNYKYEVYNKLELDVKNLNKDKISKNRFTKPFAFIFDNVDSTSETKPFLPVFLTESLSDYYYQRSPKKVKEVIKASRTSGIDNQSVVKFLGGMYQNLNVYDNFMPVFDKQFVSPVNNNGAFYYDYKIADTQYVSGQRFIKLNFAPKRKGENTFIGDLWVQDSTYAIQKTTLSVPNDANINFIRKISLVQEFKQLADSSWFLAKDKFIADFWAPAPRPGKTIEFIGRKTTTYESIVTNDTAATNIFTNKNFQQNVTVLENAANKQDTFWAKNRHDSLSKNEVGIYQMVDSLQKMPLFQRYSNTIRFLATGYKPLGPIELGPYYYLFSKNKLEGFRLRMDLGTTPQFNKNIYLYGYLAYGFDDHVYKGKISALWLLKRHPRTYLYGAYTKDLDNGTKYYDEVGSDNIFTLAIRKSGIPQKFLMVEEKRIEFFKEYYSGFSYQLSLAHKNFHPFEPLPTNLHFPKTAAGNDPMVNTEMELKIRYAFQEKFLEGNYYRVSLGSKYPITELRYAFGIPGVMNSGNRYQKMVMSISDYVKLPPFGTLYYNLFAGKIFGTLPYTMLEVHPGNEIYYYNKYAFNMMNRFEFISDQYAGFNIEHTIGNGIFGYIPLIKKLKLRQFWTAKGIIGALSEENKQLNFVAGYPFRTLHGSPYLEVGTGIENIFRFLRVDFVWRVAPGTIPNDSYKRRFGVFGSFRLQF; this is encoded by the coding sequence ATGATTGACTGGAAAAGGATATTGGCCTTATTTTTTTGCATAACCCTATGTTGCTCAAATCTGCATGCCCAGCAATTCAAGGTGAGTGGTGTGGTAAGAGATGCGCATTCCCAGGAGGTCATCCCCTTTGCTACTATCCGGTTTGTTGGCACCAATACAGGCATTGTCAGTAATGAAGCAGGCAAATATACATTTGAGTTAAGCAGTATCTCTGCTGATTCTCTCCAGGCAAGAGTAATGGGCTATAACTCACTGGTATTACCCGTAAATAAAAACACTCCCGAACAAATCATTGATTTTGAAATGACCCGGTCTGATGTTTCTTTAAAGACCTATGAGATCAAAGCCAATGTAAACTTTGCACTCATCCTCCTCAAACAAATTATCCGGCAAAAACCATTTAATAATTACAACAAACTGGATAATTACAAATACGAGGTCTACAATAAACTGGAACTGGATGTGAAGAACCTCAACAAGGATAAGATCAGTAAAAACCGCTTTACCAAACCCTTTGCCTTTATCTTTGATAATGTAGACAGTACCTCAGAAACCAAACCTTTCCTGCCGGTATTCTTGACAGAATCACTCTCTGATTATTATTACCAGCGAAGTCCTAAAAAAGTAAAGGAAGTGATCAAAGCCAGCCGTACTTCAGGAATCGACAACCAAAGTGTGGTTAAGTTTCTTGGTGGCATGTATCAGAACCTCAATGTGTATGATAATTTCATGCCAGTGTTTGACAAGCAGTTTGTAAGTCCTGTTAACAACAATGGTGCATTCTATTATGATTACAAAATCGCAGATACCCAGTATGTAAGCGGCCAACGGTTTATTAAACTAAACTTTGCTCCTAAACGTAAAGGAGAGAATACTTTTATTGGCGACCTCTGGGTGCAGGATTCCACCTATGCCATACAAAAAACTACCTTGTCCGTACCTAATGATGCCAATATAAATTTCATCAGAAAAATAAGCCTGGTACAGGAGTTTAAACAACTGGCCGACAGCTCCTGGTTCCTGGCAAAAGATAAATTCATTGCCGACTTCTGGGCACCAGCGCCCAGGCCCGGCAAAACCATTGAGTTCATTGGCCGGAAAACCACTACTTATGAAAGCATTGTTACCAACGATACAGCGGCTACCAATATCTTCACTAATAAGAACTTTCAGCAAAATGTAACCGTACTGGAAAATGCAGCCAATAAACAGGATACTTTCTGGGCTAAGAACCGGCACGACAGTTTAAGCAAAAATGAAGTAGGTATCTATCAAATGGTAGACTCCTTGCAGAAAATGCCACTCTTTCAAAGATACTCCAATACAATCCGGTTCCTGGCTACCGGGTACAAGCCGCTTGGCCCTATCGAACTCGGACCATACTATTATCTCTTTAGTAAAAACAAACTGGAAGGATTTCGCCTCCGCATGGATCTGGGTACTACGCCACAGTTTAATAAAAACATATACCTCTACGGATACCTGGCCTATGGCTTTGATGATCATGTATACAAAGGAAAGATATCAGCGTTGTGGTTGTTGAAAAGACACCCGCGTACCTACCTCTATGGTGCCTATACGAAAGACCTGGATAATGGTACCAAATATTATGATGAAGTGGGATCTGACAACATTTTCACACTCGCGATCCGCAAATCTGGCATACCACAAAAATTCCTGATGGTAGAAGAAAAGCGGATAGAGTTTTTTAAAGAATACTACAGTGGCTTTTCTTACCAACTATCCCTCGCTCATAAAAACTTCCACCCATTTGAACCGCTTCCTACCAATCTGCATTTTCCCAAAACAGCAGCAGGAAATGATCCTATGGTAAACACAGAAATGGAACTAAAAATCCGTTATGCATTCCAGGAAAAATTCCTCGAAGGAAATTATTACCGGGTAAGTCTGGGAAGTAAGTATCCTATTACTGAACTAAGATATGCTTTTGGTATACCTGGTGTCATGAATAGTGGCAACCGGTATCAGAAAATGGTCATGAGCATTTCAGACTACGTCAAGCTCCCCCCGTTTGGTACTTTATATTATAATCTATTTGCCGGAAAGATCTTCGGCACTTTACCCTACACCATGCTGGAAGTACACCCAGGTAATGAGATTTACTACTACAACAAATATGCCTTTAACATGATGAACCGTTTCGAGTTTATCAGTGATCAATACGCAGGATTTAATATAGAGCATACCATAGGCAATGGTATTTTTGGATATATCCCACTCATTAAAAAACTGAAGCTGCGGCAATTCTGGACAGCCAAAGGAATCATCGGTGCCTTATCTGAAGAAAACAAACAATTAAACTTTGTAGCCGGCTATCCTTTCCGTACACTGCATGGCAGCCCTTACCTCGAAGTGGGTACGGGAATAGAAAACATCTTCCGGTTTTTACGGGTAGACTTTGTTTGGCGGGTAGCACCAGGGACCATCCCTAATGACTCTTACAAGCGAAGATTTGGGGTATTCGGCAGCTTCAGGCTGCAATTCTGA
- a CDS encoding diacylglycerol kinase, whose product MSGVNRSYFSKRVQSFGYAFSGIGAFLKSEPHARIHALATILVIVAGIYCHLPVLQWILLTIVTGLVWITEMLNTVVEKVMDHVAPEYHERVKWIKDVAAGAVLVAALVALITGGLVFVPYFL is encoded by the coding sequence ATGTCTGGGGTAAACCGCTCTTATTTTAGTAAACGGGTGCAAAGTTTTGGGTATGCTTTCAGTGGTATAGGTGCCTTCCTGAAAAGTGAACCACATGCACGGATACATGCCTTGGCCACGATACTGGTAATAGTTGCCGGCATATATTGCCATCTACCCGTTTTGCAGTGGATATTACTAACGATTGTAACAGGCCTGGTATGGATAACAGAAATGCTGAATACGGTTGTTGAGAAAGTAATGGATCATGTGGCTCCGGAATACCATGAACGGGTAAAATGGATTAAAGACGTGGCTGCCGGCGCGGTGCTGGTAGCCGCGCTGGTAGCGCTTATCACCGGAGGGCTTGTATTTGTGCCTTATTTCTTATAG
- a CDS encoding winged helix-turn-helix domain-containing protein produces the protein MNPIGNLNKIFDSRIRLGVMSILMVNDEVNFNDLKQMLEVTDGNLASHLNTLEENGYLKVYKGFIGRKTNTTYAITPAGEKAFKGHLAALESMIKFTK, from the coding sequence ATGAACCCAATAGGTAACTTAAATAAAATATTTGACAGCCGCATAAGACTGGGGGTGATGAGCATTTTAATGGTCAACGATGAAGTGAACTTCAATGATCTGAAGCAGATGCTGGAGGTTACCGATGGCAATCTGGCCTCCCATCTGAATACATTGGAGGAAAATGGTTATCTGAAAGTATATAAGGGGTTTATCGGGCGTAAAACCAACACGACCTATGCCATTACACCAGCAGGAGAAAAGGCATTCAAAGGTCATCTGGCAGCGCTGGAGAGCATGATCAAGTTTACCAAGTAA
- a CDS encoding DUF1361 domain-containing protein, which translates to MNLNLNRTAAIVNGWIARNRLQYTLWASTLFSLTLLCCRILHTGKMQYISMVWNLFLAFIPYAITRYMLSWNYQFKATWIWTVSFLVWLAFLPNAPYILTDLFHLPKGGAPMWYDLFLLLSFAWNGLLMGYLSICEMESMWRTRYPKWSAALFVFPVMFLCGMGVYIGRFMRWNSWDIVTNPFALLTEVGDILLHPWEFRAAWAFTICMGVFLSLVYPLIKKIPGRV; encoded by the coding sequence ATGAATTTGAATTTAAACAGGACCGCTGCGATAGTAAATGGCTGGATAGCCCGCAACAGGTTGCAATATACTTTGTGGGCCTCTACTTTATTCAGTCTTACTTTGTTATGCTGCCGCATTTTGCATACGGGCAAAATGCAATACATCTCAATGGTCTGGAATTTGTTCCTGGCATTTATTCCTTACGCTATTACCCGGTATATGCTTAGCTGGAATTACCAGTTTAAAGCCACCTGGATATGGACGGTTTCTTTTTTGGTATGGCTGGCATTTTTACCCAATGCTCCTTATATCCTCACAGACCTGTTCCATTTGCCTAAAGGAGGCGCCCCTATGTGGTATGATTTATTTCTGCTGCTTTCATTTGCCTGGAACGGTTTGCTGATGGGATATCTCTCTATTTGTGAAATGGAAAGCATGTGGCGTACAAGATATCCCAAATGGTCTGCTGCCCTGTTTGTTTTTCCGGTAATGTTTTTATGTGGTATGGGCGTGTATATAGGCCGTTTTATGCGATGGAACAGTTGGGATATTGTAACTAATCCGTTTGCATTGTTGACGGAAGTTGGAGATATTTTACTTCATCCGTGGGAGTTCCGTGCAGCGTGGGCATTTACGATTTGTATGGGTGTTTTTCTGAGCCTTGTTTATCCATTGATAAAAAAAATCCCGGGTCGTGTATGA
- the creD gene encoding cell envelope integrity protein CreD, translating to MEIPEIKETKGFLRRYAYAVKAIVIGILVLMLLIPTALILGIISERKALQDEATTEVSAKWANAQRVAGPVLVVPYIKVPENTAVVKGQEEIAYAYFLPDKLVINGELLPEIRKRGIYEVAVYNSQLKLNGTFSPLDASKLSVPLNMLQFNKAFLAVGLSDMRGIGNEAQVMWNGKPFVFNPGAVANGLFTTGLQAGIPVVTTTDQPGSAGKQDAGLTGKLAEGYEFEITLMLKGSEQIFFTPVGKTTQVNLQSNWSNPSFAGAFLPDKREITAKGFTASWQVLDLNRTFPQRWVSGDPYDISTADFGVKLFMPVDGYLKSTRAVKYAILIIGLTFLVFYFIELLQHRAVHPLQYILIGIALCIFYTLLIALAEQLTFNLAYLVATVLTLGLITMYTASVFKSYRMGIGIGSVLLLLYSFIYVIIQSEDQALLMGSLGLFIILAIVMYFSRKIRWDALGEEAA from the coding sequence ATGGAAATACCAGAAATTAAAGAAACCAAAGGCTTTCTCAGAAGATATGCCTATGCTGTAAAAGCCATTGTTATTGGCATACTTGTTTTAATGTTATTAATACCCACCGCGTTAATCCTGGGCATTATTTCAGAGCGGAAAGCTTTGCAGGATGAGGCTACTACGGAGGTAAGTGCTAAATGGGCCAACGCACAACGGGTAGCTGGTCCGGTGCTGGTAGTACCTTATATTAAGGTTCCGGAGAATACAGCGGTAGTAAAGGGACAGGAAGAAATAGCGTACGCTTATTTTTTACCTGATAAGCTGGTTATTAACGGGGAGCTGTTACCTGAAATCAGGAAAAGAGGTATTTATGAAGTGGCGGTGTATAATTCCCAGTTGAAATTGAATGGTACCTTTTCGCCTTTGGATGCCAGTAAACTGAGTGTACCATTGAACATGCTACAGTTCAATAAAGCTTTTTTAGCGGTTGGGCTGAGTGATATGCGTGGTATTGGAAATGAAGCGCAGGTAATGTGGAATGGAAAACCTTTTGTCTTTAATCCGGGAGCGGTTGCCAATGGGTTATTTACAACGGGGCTTCAGGCCGGTATACCAGTAGTTACTACTACGGATCAACCTGGTTCAGCGGGCAAGCAGGATGCCGGCCTGACCGGTAAGCTGGCTGAAGGGTATGAGTTTGAAATAACCCTTATGCTGAAGGGGTCTGAACAAATCTTCTTCACTCCTGTTGGCAAAACCACGCAGGTAAACCTTCAGTCGAACTGGTCTAATCCAAGTTTTGCAGGCGCTTTCCTGCCTGACAAGCGGGAGATCACAGCAAAGGGTTTTACGGCCTCCTGGCAGGTGCTGGACCTGAACCGAACTTTCCCGCAGCGCTGGGTAAGCGGGGATCCTTATGACATCAGCACTGCTGATTTTGGGGTAAAACTTTTTATGCCGGTAGATGGTTATCTGAAATCCACCCGTGCGGTAAAATATGCGATCCTCATTATAGGACTTACTTTCCTGGTGTTTTATTTTATTGAATTGTTACAGCACCGGGCTGTGCATCCATTACAATATATACTGATCGGCATAGCCTTATGCATATTCTACACCTTGCTCATCGCCCTGGCAGAGCAGCTGACTTTTAACCTGGCATATCTGGTAGCTACTGTACTCACCCTGGGCCTGATCACCATGTATACTGCCAGTGTATTTAAAAGTTATCGTATGGGAATAGGTATTGGGAGTGTACTACTCTTGCTGTACAGTTTTATTTATGTGATCATTCAGTCAGAAGATCAGGCATTATTAATGGGAAGCCTTGGCTTATTTATTATTCTGGCTATTGTGATGTATTTCAGCCGTAAAATCCGCTGGGATGCTTTAGGGGAGGAAGCCGCATAA